In one window of Temnothorax longispinosus isolate EJ_2023e chromosome 9, Tlon_JGU_v1, whole genome shotgun sequence DNA:
- the Sw gene encoding cytoplasmic dynein 1 intermediate chain isoform X1, producing the protein MMSDRKAELERKKAKLQAIREEKERRRREKEQKDVEEATVRAAGTDKDQRKEIDAMLSSLGVAPVSDVLSSLSSMSSLTPEQSATATPDASLQPSSITSAQSSAGRRKTRELTIVSVAHTNIPPKEPVVYSKQTQTIQTTHTSHDGLSTSSSAYTIYSSCSTTTPTHSCSAGYFETDWWRPRKGGSAPNYLSHAFDYYDEYNLNPGLEWEDEFTVLTFDDGQAEDEENSLPHMDGFQSKLPPGILPHGLPQVKEVQPAVTQVEQEKQKEKPKKEVRELSEEEKQMIILSEDFQRFLDRTSRIVERALGESVDIYTDYAGTMDGEDGMDEKSHQRLWLNRSFICERWSRNRCVTSMDWSPQFPELLAASYNNNDDTPNDPDGVCLIWNTKFKKTTPEFIFHCQSPVMSTTFARFHPNLILGGTYSGQIVLWDNRVQKRTPIQRTPLSATAHTHPVYCLNVVGTQNAHNLISISTDGKLCSWSLDMLSQPQEALELHTKQSKAIAATCLAFPHGDVNNFVMGSEDGTVYSACRHGSRAGLTETYEGHQGPVTGVSAHAVQGGIDFSHLFLTSSLDWTIKLWSLKENKPLYSFEHNGDYVYDVAWSPTHPALFASVDDSGRLDLWNLNQDTEVPTASVVVDGCPALNRVSWTPSGLHVTVGDDTGKIWVYDVAEHLAHPRIDEWNKFLYTQQDLKNNKADEELDKLNLSSGPSSLTSMTSISSVPLR; encoded by the exons ATGATGTCCGATCGTAAAGCCGAGCTAGAAAGGAAGAAGGCGAAGCTGCAAGCTATTagggaggagaaggagaggcGCAGGAGGGAGAAAGAACAGAAGGAT GTAGAAGAAGCTACCGTTCGTGCCGCTGGCACGGACAAGGATCAGCGCAAGGAGATAGATGCAATGTTGTCCTCTTTGGGCGTAGCGCCAGTGTcag ACGTGCTCTCTAGTTTGTCAAGTATGAGCTCGCTGACGCCTGAACAAAGTGCTACGGCCACACCGGACGCCAGCTTGCAGCCATCCAGTATAACGTCTGCTCAAAG CAGTGCGGGACGAAGGAAGACGCGGGAGCTCACAATCGTCTCCGTGGCGCACACAAACATTCCACCAAAAGAACCGGTCGTTTACAGCAAGCAAACGCAAACCATTCAGACCACGCATACATCCCACGACG GACTGTCCACATCGTCCTCTGCATACACCATCTACTCCTCCTGTTCAACAACAACACCAACTCACTCTTGCTCCGCAGGCTACTTTGAGACTGACTGGTGGCGTCCCAGGAAAGGTGGGTCTGCACCAAACTACCTAT CTCATGCATTCGACTATTACG ACGAGTACAATCTAAATCCTGGTTTAGAATGGGAGGACGAATTTACAG TTTTGACATTTGATGATGGCCAAGCCGAAGACGAAGAAAATAGCTTGCCGCACATGGACGGTTTCCAGAGTAAGCTCCCACCGGGAATCCTTCCTCACGGATTACCGCAAGTTAAGGAAGTCCAGCCTGCCGTTACACAGGTAGAGCAAGAGAAGCAGAAAGAGAAGCCCAAGAAAGAAG TACGGGAGCTTAGCGAAGAAGAGAAGCAAATGATTATCCTGTCGGAAGACTTCCAACGATTCCTCGATCGTACCAGCAGAATCGTGGAGAGAGCACTGGGCGAATCGGTCGATATCTACACCGATTATGCTGGCACTATGGACGGCGAAGACGGAAT GGACGAGAAGAGTCATCAACGGTTGTGGTTGAATCGCTCGTTCATTTGCGAGCGATGGTCCCGTAATCGTTGTGTAACCTCCATGGACTGGTCGCCGCAGTTCCCCGAGCTTTTAGCGGCTTCGTACAACAACAACGATGACACTCCGAACGATCCTGACGGCGTATGCCTAATCTGGAATACGAAATTCAAGAAAACCACGCCAGAGTTTATCTTTCACTGTCAATCGCCCGTTATGTCCACCACGTTCGCCAGATTCCATCCGAACTTGATCCTGGGCGGCACCTACTCCGGTCAAATTGTGCTTTGGGACAATCGAGTGCAAAAGAGGACTCCCATACAACGCACTCCCTTGTCAGCCACTGCGCACACT CACCCGGTATACTGCTTGAACGTCGTTGGAACGCAAAACGCGCACAATCTGATCAGCATTTCGACAGACGGCAAATTGTGCTCGTGGAGTTTGGACATGCTGTCACAACCGCAAGAAGCATTAGAATTGCACACGAAGCAATCGAAAGCGATTGCCGCCACGTGCTTGGCCTTCCCGCATGGCGACGTTAACAATTTCGTCATGGGAAGTGAGGACGGGACCGTTTACTCAG CCTGCCGACACGGTAGCCGCGCCGGGTTGACGGAAACGTACGAGGGTCATCAGGGGCCGGTCACTGGCGTTAGCGCACACGCGGTGCAGGGCGGGATAGACTTCTCTCATCTATTCCTGACATCTTCCCTAGACTGGACTATCAAACTCTGGAGCCTAAAAGAGAATAAGCCGCTCTACTCTTTCGAGCACAATGGCGACTACGTCTATGACGTCGCATGGTCTCCGACGCACCCGGCGCTGTTCGCCTCTGTCGATGATTCCGGCAGGCTGGATTTGTGGAATCTGAATCAGGATACGGAGGTACCCACCGCCAGCGTCGTCGTTGATGGGTGCCCTGCTCTGAACAGGGTATCGTGGACGCCAAGTGGATTGCATGTCACTGTCGGTGACGATACTGGGAAAATATGGGTCTACGATGTCGCCGAG cATCTAGCTCATCCAAGGATTGACGAATGGAACAAGTTCCTGTACACGCAACAGGACCTGAAAAACAATAAAGCGGATGAAGAACTGGATAAACTTAATCTTAGTTCCGGGCCGTCTTCGTTAACATCTATGACATCCATTTCGTCAGTGCCTCTGAGATAA
- the Sw gene encoding cytoplasmic dynein 1 intermediate chain isoform X17 — translation MMSDRKAELERKKAKLQAIREEKERRRREKEQKDVEEATVRAAGTDKDQRKEIDAMLSSLGVAPVSDVLSSLSSMSSLTPEQSATATPDASLQPSSITSAQSSAGRRKTRELTIVSVAHTNIPPKEPVVYSKQTQTIQTTHTSHDGYFETDWWRPRKAHAFDYYDEYNLNPGLEWEDEFTVLTFDDGQAEDEENSLPHMDGFQSKLPPGILPHGLPQVKEVQPAVTQVEQEKQKEKPKKEVRELSEEEKQMIILSEDFQRFLDRTSRIVERALGESVDIYTDYAGTMDGEDGMDEKSHQRLWLNRSFICERWSRNRCVTSMDWSPQFPELLAASYNNNDDTPNDPDGVCLIWNTKFKKTTPEFIFHCQSPVMSTTFARFHPNLILGGTYSGQIVLWDNRVQKRTPIQRTPLSATAHTHPVYCLNVVGTQNAHNLISISTDGKLCSWSLDMLSQPQEALELHTKQSKAIAATCLAFPHGDVNNFVMGSEDGTVYSACRHGSRAGLTETYEGHQGPVTGVSAHAVQGGIDFSHLFLTSSLDWTIKLWSLKENKPLYSFEHNGDYVYDVAWSPTHPALFASVDDSGRLDLWNLNQDTEVPTASVVVDGCPALNRVSWTPSGLHVTVGDDTGKIWVYDVAEHLAHPRIDEWNKFLYTQQDLKNNKADEELDKLNLSSGPSSLTSMTSISSVPLR, via the exons ATGATGTCCGATCGTAAAGCCGAGCTAGAAAGGAAGAAGGCGAAGCTGCAAGCTATTagggaggagaaggagaggcGCAGGAGGGAGAAAGAACAGAAGGAT GTAGAAGAAGCTACCGTTCGTGCCGCTGGCACGGACAAGGATCAGCGCAAGGAGATAGATGCAATGTTGTCCTCTTTGGGCGTAGCGCCAGTGTcag ACGTGCTCTCTAGTTTGTCAAGTATGAGCTCGCTGACGCCTGAACAAAGTGCTACGGCCACACCGGACGCCAGCTTGCAGCCATCCAGTATAACGTCTGCTCAAAG CAGTGCGGGACGAAGGAAGACGCGGGAGCTCACAATCGTCTCCGTGGCGCACACAAACATTCCACCAAAAGAACCGGTCGTTTACAGCAAGCAAACGCAAACCATTCAGACCACGCATACATCCCACGACG GCTACTTTGAGACTGACTGGTGGCGTCCCAGGAAAG CTCATGCATTCGACTATTACG ACGAGTACAATCTAAATCCTGGTTTAGAATGGGAGGACGAATTTACAG TTTTGACATTTGATGATGGCCAAGCCGAAGACGAAGAAAATAGCTTGCCGCACATGGACGGTTTCCAGAGTAAGCTCCCACCGGGAATCCTTCCTCACGGATTACCGCAAGTTAAGGAAGTCCAGCCTGCCGTTACACAGGTAGAGCAAGAGAAGCAGAAAGAGAAGCCCAAGAAAGAAG TACGGGAGCTTAGCGAAGAAGAGAAGCAAATGATTATCCTGTCGGAAGACTTCCAACGATTCCTCGATCGTACCAGCAGAATCGTGGAGAGAGCACTGGGCGAATCGGTCGATATCTACACCGATTATGCTGGCACTATGGACGGCGAAGACGGAAT GGACGAGAAGAGTCATCAACGGTTGTGGTTGAATCGCTCGTTCATTTGCGAGCGATGGTCCCGTAATCGTTGTGTAACCTCCATGGACTGGTCGCCGCAGTTCCCCGAGCTTTTAGCGGCTTCGTACAACAACAACGATGACACTCCGAACGATCCTGACGGCGTATGCCTAATCTGGAATACGAAATTCAAGAAAACCACGCCAGAGTTTATCTTTCACTGTCAATCGCCCGTTATGTCCACCACGTTCGCCAGATTCCATCCGAACTTGATCCTGGGCGGCACCTACTCCGGTCAAATTGTGCTTTGGGACAATCGAGTGCAAAAGAGGACTCCCATACAACGCACTCCCTTGTCAGCCACTGCGCACACT CACCCGGTATACTGCTTGAACGTCGTTGGAACGCAAAACGCGCACAATCTGATCAGCATTTCGACAGACGGCAAATTGTGCTCGTGGAGTTTGGACATGCTGTCACAACCGCAAGAAGCATTAGAATTGCACACGAAGCAATCGAAAGCGATTGCCGCCACGTGCTTGGCCTTCCCGCATGGCGACGTTAACAATTTCGTCATGGGAAGTGAGGACGGGACCGTTTACTCAG CCTGCCGACACGGTAGCCGCGCCGGGTTGACGGAAACGTACGAGGGTCATCAGGGGCCGGTCACTGGCGTTAGCGCACACGCGGTGCAGGGCGGGATAGACTTCTCTCATCTATTCCTGACATCTTCCCTAGACTGGACTATCAAACTCTGGAGCCTAAAAGAGAATAAGCCGCTCTACTCTTTCGAGCACAATGGCGACTACGTCTATGACGTCGCATGGTCTCCGACGCACCCGGCGCTGTTCGCCTCTGTCGATGATTCCGGCAGGCTGGATTTGTGGAATCTGAATCAGGATACGGAGGTACCCACCGCCAGCGTCGTCGTTGATGGGTGCCCTGCTCTGAACAGGGTATCGTGGACGCCAAGTGGATTGCATGTCACTGTCGGTGACGATACTGGGAAAATATGGGTCTACGATGTCGCCGAG cATCTAGCTCATCCAAGGATTGACGAATGGAACAAGTTCCTGTACACGCAACAGGACCTGAAAAACAATAAAGCGGATGAAGAACTGGATAAACTTAATCTTAGTTCCGGGCCGTCTTCGTTAACATCTATGACATCCATTTCGTCAGTGCCTCTGAGATAA
- the Sw gene encoding cytoplasmic dynein 1 intermediate chain isoform X35 yields the protein MMSDRKAELERKKAKLQAIREEKERRRREKEQKDVEEATVRAAGTDKDQRKEIDAMLSSLGVAPVSDVLSSLSSMSSLTPEQSATATPDASLQPSSITSAQSAGRRKTRELTIVSVAHTNIPPKEPVVYSKQTQTIQTTHTSHDDEYNLNPGLEWEDEFTAEDEENSLPHMDGFQSKLPPGILPHGLPQVKEVQPAVTQVEQEKQKEKPKKEVRELSEEEKQMIILSEDFQRFLDRTSRIVERALGESVDIYTDYAGTMDGEDGMDEKSHQRLWLNRSFICERWSRNRCVTSMDWSPQFPELLAASYNNNDDTPNDPDGVCLIWNTKFKKTTPEFIFHCQSPVMSTTFARFHPNLILGGTYSGQIVLWDNRVQKRTPIQRTPLSATAHTHPVYCLNVVGTQNAHNLISISTDGKLCSWSLDMLSQPQEALELHTKQSKAIAATCLAFPHGDVNNFVMGSEDGTVYSACRHGSRAGLTETYEGHQGPVTGVSAHAVQGGIDFSHLFLTSSLDWTIKLWSLKENKPLYSFEHNGDYVYDVAWSPTHPALFASVDDSGRLDLWNLNQDTEVPTASVVVDGCPALNRVSWTPSGLHVTVGDDTGKIWVYDVAEHLAHPRIDEWNKFLYTQQDLKNNKADEELDKLNLSSGPSSLTSMTSISSVPLR from the exons ATGATGTCCGATCGTAAAGCCGAGCTAGAAAGGAAGAAGGCGAAGCTGCAAGCTATTagggaggagaaggagaggcGCAGGAGGGAGAAAGAACAGAAGGAT GTAGAAGAAGCTACCGTTCGTGCCGCTGGCACGGACAAGGATCAGCGCAAGGAGATAGATGCAATGTTGTCCTCTTTGGGCGTAGCGCCAGTGTcag ACGTGCTCTCTAGTTTGTCAAGTATGAGCTCGCTGACGCCTGAACAAAGTGCTACGGCCACACCGGACGCCAGCTTGCAGCCATCCAGTATAACGTCTGCTCAAAG TGCGGGACGAAGGAAGACGCGGGAGCTCACAATCGTCTCCGTGGCGCACACAAACATTCCACCAAAAGAACCGGTCGTTTACAGCAAGCAAACGCAAACCATTCAGACCACGCATACATCCCACGACG ACGAGTACAATCTAAATCCTGGTTTAGAATGGGAGGACGAATTTACAG CCGAAGACGAAGAAAATAGCTTGCCGCACATGGACGGTTTCCAGAGTAAGCTCCCACCGGGAATCCTTCCTCACGGATTACCGCAAGTTAAGGAAGTCCAGCCTGCCGTTACACAGGTAGAGCAAGAGAAGCAGAAAGAGAAGCCCAAGAAAGAAG TACGGGAGCTTAGCGAAGAAGAGAAGCAAATGATTATCCTGTCGGAAGACTTCCAACGATTCCTCGATCGTACCAGCAGAATCGTGGAGAGAGCACTGGGCGAATCGGTCGATATCTACACCGATTATGCTGGCACTATGGACGGCGAAGACGGAAT GGACGAGAAGAGTCATCAACGGTTGTGGTTGAATCGCTCGTTCATTTGCGAGCGATGGTCCCGTAATCGTTGTGTAACCTCCATGGACTGGTCGCCGCAGTTCCCCGAGCTTTTAGCGGCTTCGTACAACAACAACGATGACACTCCGAACGATCCTGACGGCGTATGCCTAATCTGGAATACGAAATTCAAGAAAACCACGCCAGAGTTTATCTTTCACTGTCAATCGCCCGTTATGTCCACCACGTTCGCCAGATTCCATCCGAACTTGATCCTGGGCGGCACCTACTCCGGTCAAATTGTGCTTTGGGACAATCGAGTGCAAAAGAGGACTCCCATACAACGCACTCCCTTGTCAGCCACTGCGCACACT CACCCGGTATACTGCTTGAACGTCGTTGGAACGCAAAACGCGCACAATCTGATCAGCATTTCGACAGACGGCAAATTGTGCTCGTGGAGTTTGGACATGCTGTCACAACCGCAAGAAGCATTAGAATTGCACACGAAGCAATCGAAAGCGATTGCCGCCACGTGCTTGGCCTTCCCGCATGGCGACGTTAACAATTTCGTCATGGGAAGTGAGGACGGGACCGTTTACTCAG CCTGCCGACACGGTAGCCGCGCCGGGTTGACGGAAACGTACGAGGGTCATCAGGGGCCGGTCACTGGCGTTAGCGCACACGCGGTGCAGGGCGGGATAGACTTCTCTCATCTATTCCTGACATCTTCCCTAGACTGGACTATCAAACTCTGGAGCCTAAAAGAGAATAAGCCGCTCTACTCTTTCGAGCACAATGGCGACTACGTCTATGACGTCGCATGGTCTCCGACGCACCCGGCGCTGTTCGCCTCTGTCGATGATTCCGGCAGGCTGGATTTGTGGAATCTGAATCAGGATACGGAGGTACCCACCGCCAGCGTCGTCGTTGATGGGTGCCCTGCTCTGAACAGGGTATCGTGGACGCCAAGTGGATTGCATGTCACTGTCGGTGACGATACTGGGAAAATATGGGTCTACGATGTCGCCGAG cATCTAGCTCATCCAAGGATTGACGAATGGAACAAGTTCCTGTACACGCAACAGGACCTGAAAAACAATAAAGCGGATGAAGAACTGGATAAACTTAATCTTAGTTCCGGGCCGTCTTCGTTAACATCTATGACATCCATTTCGTCAGTGCCTCTGAGATAA
- the Sw gene encoding cytoplasmic dynein 1 intermediate chain isoform X40, whose protein sequence is MMSDRKAELERKKAKLQAIREEKERRRREKEQKDVEEATVRAAGTDKDQRKEIDAMLSSLGVAPVSDVLSSLSSMSSLTPEQSATATPDASLQPSSITSAQSAGRRKTRELTIVSVAHTNIPPKEPVVYSKQTQTIQTTHTSHDVLTFDDGQAEDEENSLPHMDGFQSKLPPGILPHGLPQVKEVQPAVTQVEQEKQKEKPKKEVRELSEEEKQMIILSEDFQRFLDRTSRIVERALGESVDIYTDYAGTMDGEDGMDEKSHQRLWLNRSFICERWSRNRCVTSMDWSPQFPELLAASYNNNDDTPNDPDGVCLIWNTKFKKTTPEFIFHCQSPVMSTTFARFHPNLILGGTYSGQIVLWDNRVQKRTPIQRTPLSATAHTHPVYCLNVVGTQNAHNLISISTDGKLCSWSLDMLSQPQEALELHTKQSKAIAATCLAFPHGDVNNFVMGSEDGTVYSACRHGSRAGLTETYEGHQGPVTGVSAHAVQGGIDFSHLFLTSSLDWTIKLWSLKENKPLYSFEHNGDYVYDVAWSPTHPALFASVDDSGRLDLWNLNQDTEVPTASVVVDGCPALNRVSWTPSGLHVTVGDDTGKIWVYDVAEHLAHPRIDEWNKFLYTQQDLKNNKADEELDKLNLSSGPSSLTSMTSISSVPLR, encoded by the exons ATGATGTCCGATCGTAAAGCCGAGCTAGAAAGGAAGAAGGCGAAGCTGCAAGCTATTagggaggagaaggagaggcGCAGGAGGGAGAAAGAACAGAAGGAT GTAGAAGAAGCTACCGTTCGTGCCGCTGGCACGGACAAGGATCAGCGCAAGGAGATAGATGCAATGTTGTCCTCTTTGGGCGTAGCGCCAGTGTcag ACGTGCTCTCTAGTTTGTCAAGTATGAGCTCGCTGACGCCTGAACAAAGTGCTACGGCCACACCGGACGCCAGCTTGCAGCCATCCAGTATAACGTCTGCTCAAAG TGCGGGACGAAGGAAGACGCGGGAGCTCACAATCGTCTCCGTGGCGCACACAAACATTCCACCAAAAGAACCGGTCGTTTACAGCAAGCAAACGCAAACCATTCAGACCACGCATACATCCCACGACG TTTTGACATTTGATGATGGCCAAGCCGAAGACGAAGAAAATAGCTTGCCGCACATGGACGGTTTCCAGAGTAAGCTCCCACCGGGAATCCTTCCTCACGGATTACCGCAAGTTAAGGAAGTCCAGCCTGCCGTTACACAGGTAGAGCAAGAGAAGCAGAAAGAGAAGCCCAAGAAAGAAG TACGGGAGCTTAGCGAAGAAGAGAAGCAAATGATTATCCTGTCGGAAGACTTCCAACGATTCCTCGATCGTACCAGCAGAATCGTGGAGAGAGCACTGGGCGAATCGGTCGATATCTACACCGATTATGCTGGCACTATGGACGGCGAAGACGGAAT GGACGAGAAGAGTCATCAACGGTTGTGGTTGAATCGCTCGTTCATTTGCGAGCGATGGTCCCGTAATCGTTGTGTAACCTCCATGGACTGGTCGCCGCAGTTCCCCGAGCTTTTAGCGGCTTCGTACAACAACAACGATGACACTCCGAACGATCCTGACGGCGTATGCCTAATCTGGAATACGAAATTCAAGAAAACCACGCCAGAGTTTATCTTTCACTGTCAATCGCCCGTTATGTCCACCACGTTCGCCAGATTCCATCCGAACTTGATCCTGGGCGGCACCTACTCCGGTCAAATTGTGCTTTGGGACAATCGAGTGCAAAAGAGGACTCCCATACAACGCACTCCCTTGTCAGCCACTGCGCACACT CACCCGGTATACTGCTTGAACGTCGTTGGAACGCAAAACGCGCACAATCTGATCAGCATTTCGACAGACGGCAAATTGTGCTCGTGGAGTTTGGACATGCTGTCACAACCGCAAGAAGCATTAGAATTGCACACGAAGCAATCGAAAGCGATTGCCGCCACGTGCTTGGCCTTCCCGCATGGCGACGTTAACAATTTCGTCATGGGAAGTGAGGACGGGACCGTTTACTCAG CCTGCCGACACGGTAGCCGCGCCGGGTTGACGGAAACGTACGAGGGTCATCAGGGGCCGGTCACTGGCGTTAGCGCACACGCGGTGCAGGGCGGGATAGACTTCTCTCATCTATTCCTGACATCTTCCCTAGACTGGACTATCAAACTCTGGAGCCTAAAAGAGAATAAGCCGCTCTACTCTTTCGAGCACAATGGCGACTACGTCTATGACGTCGCATGGTCTCCGACGCACCCGGCGCTGTTCGCCTCTGTCGATGATTCCGGCAGGCTGGATTTGTGGAATCTGAATCAGGATACGGAGGTACCCACCGCCAGCGTCGTCGTTGATGGGTGCCCTGCTCTGAACAGGGTATCGTGGACGCCAAGTGGATTGCATGTCACTGTCGGTGACGATACTGGGAAAATATGGGTCTACGATGTCGCCGAG cATCTAGCTCATCCAAGGATTGACGAATGGAACAAGTTCCTGTACACGCAACAGGACCTGAAAAACAATAAAGCGGATGAAGAACTGGATAAACTTAATCTTAGTTCCGGGCCGTCTTCGTTAACATCTATGACATCCATTTCGTCAGTGCCTCTGAGATAA
- the Sw gene encoding cytoplasmic dynein 1 intermediate chain isoform X5: protein MMSDRKAELERKKAKLQAIREEKERRRREKEQKDVEEATVRAAGTDKDQRKEIDAMLSSLGVAPVSDVLSSLSSMSSLTPEQSATATPDASLQPSSITSAQSSAGRRKTRELTIVSVAHTNIPPKEPVVYSKQTQTIQTTHTSHDGLSTSSSAYTIYSSCSTTTPTHSCSAGYFETDWWRPRKAHAFDYYDEYNLNPGLEWEDEFTVLTFDDGQAEDEENSLPHMDGFQSKLPPGILPHGLPQVKEVQPAVTQVEQEKQKEKPKKEVRELSEEEKQMIILSEDFQRFLDRTSRIVERALGESVDIYTDYAGTMDGEDGMDEKSHQRLWLNRSFICERWSRNRCVTSMDWSPQFPELLAASYNNNDDTPNDPDGVCLIWNTKFKKTTPEFIFHCQSPVMSTTFARFHPNLILGGTYSGQIVLWDNRVQKRTPIQRTPLSATAHTHPVYCLNVVGTQNAHNLISISTDGKLCSWSLDMLSQPQEALELHTKQSKAIAATCLAFPHGDVNNFVMGSEDGTVYSACRHGSRAGLTETYEGHQGPVTGVSAHAVQGGIDFSHLFLTSSLDWTIKLWSLKENKPLYSFEHNGDYVYDVAWSPTHPALFASVDDSGRLDLWNLNQDTEVPTASVVVDGCPALNRVSWTPSGLHVTVGDDTGKIWVYDVAEHLAHPRIDEWNKFLYTQQDLKNNKADEELDKLNLSSGPSSLTSMTSISSVPLR from the exons ATGATGTCCGATCGTAAAGCCGAGCTAGAAAGGAAGAAGGCGAAGCTGCAAGCTATTagggaggagaaggagaggcGCAGGAGGGAGAAAGAACAGAAGGAT GTAGAAGAAGCTACCGTTCGTGCCGCTGGCACGGACAAGGATCAGCGCAAGGAGATAGATGCAATGTTGTCCTCTTTGGGCGTAGCGCCAGTGTcag ACGTGCTCTCTAGTTTGTCAAGTATGAGCTCGCTGACGCCTGAACAAAGTGCTACGGCCACACCGGACGCCAGCTTGCAGCCATCCAGTATAACGTCTGCTCAAAG CAGTGCGGGACGAAGGAAGACGCGGGAGCTCACAATCGTCTCCGTGGCGCACACAAACATTCCACCAAAAGAACCGGTCGTTTACAGCAAGCAAACGCAAACCATTCAGACCACGCATACATCCCACGACG GACTGTCCACATCGTCCTCTGCATACACCATCTACTCCTCCTGTTCAACAACAACACCAACTCACTCTTGCTCCGCAGGCTACTTTGAGACTGACTGGTGGCGTCCCAGGAAAG CTCATGCATTCGACTATTACG ACGAGTACAATCTAAATCCTGGTTTAGAATGGGAGGACGAATTTACAG TTTTGACATTTGATGATGGCCAAGCCGAAGACGAAGAAAATAGCTTGCCGCACATGGACGGTTTCCAGAGTAAGCTCCCACCGGGAATCCTTCCTCACGGATTACCGCAAGTTAAGGAAGTCCAGCCTGCCGTTACACAGGTAGAGCAAGAGAAGCAGAAAGAGAAGCCCAAGAAAGAAG TACGGGAGCTTAGCGAAGAAGAGAAGCAAATGATTATCCTGTCGGAAGACTTCCAACGATTCCTCGATCGTACCAGCAGAATCGTGGAGAGAGCACTGGGCGAATCGGTCGATATCTACACCGATTATGCTGGCACTATGGACGGCGAAGACGGAAT GGACGAGAAGAGTCATCAACGGTTGTGGTTGAATCGCTCGTTCATTTGCGAGCGATGGTCCCGTAATCGTTGTGTAACCTCCATGGACTGGTCGCCGCAGTTCCCCGAGCTTTTAGCGGCTTCGTACAACAACAACGATGACACTCCGAACGATCCTGACGGCGTATGCCTAATCTGGAATACGAAATTCAAGAAAACCACGCCAGAGTTTATCTTTCACTGTCAATCGCCCGTTATGTCCACCACGTTCGCCAGATTCCATCCGAACTTGATCCTGGGCGGCACCTACTCCGGTCAAATTGTGCTTTGGGACAATCGAGTGCAAAAGAGGACTCCCATACAACGCACTCCCTTGTCAGCCACTGCGCACACT CACCCGGTATACTGCTTGAACGTCGTTGGAACGCAAAACGCGCACAATCTGATCAGCATTTCGACAGACGGCAAATTGTGCTCGTGGAGTTTGGACATGCTGTCACAACCGCAAGAAGCATTAGAATTGCACACGAAGCAATCGAAAGCGATTGCCGCCACGTGCTTGGCCTTCCCGCATGGCGACGTTAACAATTTCGTCATGGGAAGTGAGGACGGGACCGTTTACTCAG CCTGCCGACACGGTAGCCGCGCCGGGTTGACGGAAACGTACGAGGGTCATCAGGGGCCGGTCACTGGCGTTAGCGCACACGCGGTGCAGGGCGGGATAGACTTCTCTCATCTATTCCTGACATCTTCCCTAGACTGGACTATCAAACTCTGGAGCCTAAAAGAGAATAAGCCGCTCTACTCTTTCGAGCACAATGGCGACTACGTCTATGACGTCGCATGGTCTCCGACGCACCCGGCGCTGTTCGCCTCTGTCGATGATTCCGGCAGGCTGGATTTGTGGAATCTGAATCAGGATACGGAGGTACCCACCGCCAGCGTCGTCGTTGATGGGTGCCCTGCTCTGAACAGGGTATCGTGGACGCCAAGTGGATTGCATGTCACTGTCGGTGACGATACTGGGAAAATATGGGTCTACGATGTCGCCGAG cATCTAGCTCATCCAAGGATTGACGAATGGAACAAGTTCCTGTACACGCAACAGGACCTGAAAAACAATAAAGCGGATGAAGAACTGGATAAACTTAATCTTAGTTCCGGGCCGTCTTCGTTAACATCTATGACATCCATTTCGTCAGTGCCTCTGAGATAA